In Nitrospirota bacterium, the following are encoded in one genomic region:
- a CDS encoding nucleotidyltransferase domain-containing protein, with translation MRQPLEKIFSSRIRAKALGWFYMHTDESFFVRQLANILEEDSTNLSRELSSLEKVGILSSMRQGNLKYFKVNRKCPFSDELKGLILKTVGLIGELKSSLEKMPAIKYAFIYGSYAKGEEKAESDIDLMIIGDTEIDKLDSLASSIEKRVGRSINYIIYSNSEFLYKKKKKDGFIIDVLKDKKIMLIGDENGLKRA, from the coding sequence ATGAGACAACCATTAGAAAAGATATTTAGTTCAAGAATCAGGGCAAAGGCGCTCGGGTGGTTTTATATGCATACAGACGAGAGCTTTTTTGTTCGCCAGCTTGCAAATATCTTAGAGGAAGACTCCACCAATCTCAGCCGTGAACTTTCAAGTCTCGAAAAGGTTGGAATCTTATCATCAATGCGGCAGGGGAATCTTAAATATTTCAAGGTAAACAGGAAATGTCCTTTTTCCGATGAGCTTAAAGGCCTTATTCTTAAGACCGTTGGCTTAATCGGAGAACTCAAATCCTCCCTTGAAAAAATGCCGGCCATTAAATATGCCTTTATATATGGCTCATATGCAAAGGGCGAGGAAAAGGCAGAAAGCGATATAGACTTAATGATTATAGGAGATACCGAGATTGATAAACTTGATTCGCTTGCAAGCAGTATTGAAAAGAGGGTCGGCAGGTCAATAAACTATATAATATACAGCAACAGTGAATTCTTATATAAAAAAAAGAAGAAAGACGGCTTTATCATTGATGTCTTAAAAGATAAAAAGATAATGCTGATAGGAGATGAGAATGGGCTTAAAAGGGCTTGA